Proteins encoded together in one Planctopirus ephydatiae window:
- a CDS encoding DUF6985 domain-containing protein, whose product MFGLFETEDFKHPTLGVFRWVRGCWRGEMALPNGSVVPLIIGGTRKGPDHAALRHAENFGPDLKSVEAQLMHELFEHYEPYAEAARQGEIEASGFPQVHNGSEALGMAEVEAVVVVELDRALATEVCYRVPWDEEHTLGARFRGRNWVELCGSTLVP is encoded by the coding sequence ATGTTCGGCCTATTCGAGACAGAAGATTTCAAACATCCCACACTTGGCGTCTTCAGGTGGGTTAGAGGTTGCTGGCGCGGTGAGATGGCGCTTCCTAATGGATCGGTTGTGCCGCTCATTATCGGAGGCACGCGAAAGGGGCCAGATCATGCCGCGCTCAGACATGCAGAGAATTTTGGTCCAGACCTTAAGAGCGTCGAAGCACAGCTTATGCATGAGTTATTCGAGCACTATGAACCGTATGCTGAAGCAGCCCGCCAAGGCGAAATCGAAGCGAGCGGATTCCCGCAAGTGCACAATGGTAGCGAGGCACTCGGGATGGCAGAAGTTGAGGCCGTTGTAGTGGTCGAACTCGACAGAGCGCTTGCGACGGAAGTTTGTTATCGAGTTCCGTGGGACGAGGAACACACGTTGGGAGCGAGATTTCGTGGGCGAAATTGGGTTGAGCTGTGCGGAAGCACGCTTGTTCCATGA
- a CDS encoding sialate O-acetylesterase, translating to MIPLQSRFRAITVGFCFFVLVATASSAWAAGKPLKVFILAGQSNMQGHANVSTFDEMADDPKTAPLLKEMRDKDGKPTVCEKVWITSVGCLGDAYADMKEQKGKLTAGFGAGGENNIGPEFTFGLTMEKHLKEPVLIIKTSWGGRSLHTDFLPPSAGPYVWSDYELEQYKDRSDDLKKEKAERERATGMIYREMIAHTKKVLKDIKRVVPEYDEKQGYELAGFVWFQGFNDLVSGWTYDKQNQPGGYDLYAELLGHFIRDVRKDLAAPKLPFVIGVMGIDGLKGDKGEMKHFREAQRKAAALDEFKGNVVAVETAPFWDDELGKLQERMENYWPKVDAKVAEEMKQNPKADAWENKMKLMSENFTANEWKRLKGVSNGGYHYLGAAKIMAPIGQAFAEALVATKPVK from the coding sequence ATGATTCCGTTACAAAGCCGGTTTCGCGCAATAACTGTCGGTTTCTGTTTCTTCGTGCTAGTCGCGACCGCGAGCAGTGCGTGGGCCGCGGGCAAGCCTCTGAAAGTGTTCATCCTGGCCGGGCAGTCGAACATGCAGGGGCACGCGAACGTGTCGACCTTCGACGAAATGGCCGACGACCCGAAGACCGCACCTCTGCTCAAGGAGATGCGGGATAAGGACGGAAAGCCGACGGTGTGCGAGAAGGTGTGGATTACCTCCGTCGGCTGCCTCGGCGACGCCTATGCCGACATGAAGGAGCAGAAGGGTAAGCTGACCGCGGGGTTCGGGGCGGGGGGCGAGAACAACATCGGGCCCGAGTTCACCTTCGGCCTCACGATGGAGAAACACCTCAAGGAGCCGGTGCTGATCATCAAGACTTCATGGGGTGGGCGGAGCCTGCACACCGACTTCCTCCCGCCCAGTGCGGGGCCTTATGTGTGGAGTGATTACGAACTCGAACAGTACAAGGACCGCAGCGACGATCTCAAGAAGGAAAAGGCTGAAAGGGAAAGAGCCACCGGCATGATCTACCGCGAGATGATCGCACATACCAAGAAAGTCCTCAAGGACATTAAGCGAGTTGTGCCCGAGTACGACGAGAAACAGGGGTACGAGTTGGCCGGGTTCGTCTGGTTCCAGGGGTTCAACGACCTCGTTTCCGGCTGGACCTACGACAAGCAGAACCAACCCGGCGGATACGACCTGTACGCCGAACTGCTCGGCCACTTCATCCGCGACGTGCGGAAAGACCTGGCCGCCCCGAAGCTGCCGTTCGTCATCGGCGTCATGGGCATCGACGGATTGAAGGGCGACAAGGGGGAGATGAAGCACTTCCGCGAAGCCCAGCGGAAGGCGGCGGCACTCGACGAGTTCAAGGGCAACGTGGTGGCAGTCGAAACGGCCCCGTTCTGGGACGACGAACTCGGAAAGCTCCAGGAGCGGATGGAGAACTACTGGCCGAAGGTGGACGCGAAGGTCGCCGAGGAGATGAAGCAGAATCCGAAGGCGGATGCGTGGGAGAACAAGATGAAGCTGATGTCGGAGAACTTCACGGCGAACGAATGGAAACGCTTGAAAGGAGTCTCCAACGGCGGCTATCACTACCTCGGCGCGGCCAAGATTATGGCACCCATCGGCCAAGCGTTCGCCGAGGCACTTGTCGCAACGAAGCCGGTCAAATAG
- a CDS encoding SMI1/KNR4 family protein, with the protein MPESDADSVIDAIRKRLIAIADNPPYRYVNTSTKDRAVYEANKRSFTGYTEQQIAAAETALNVRFPTVYRSYLRIMGVTHGDLFCGSSVASINDYSDHRKFAEELINESDVKWQLDEKAVVFLEHQGYMFCYFIADGSFDSPIHQYFESDESAKQCSAGFAEMLDAEVALAEQNNRNFRESGGYFLTVQDGYVSHNHPARASGVRPLDLADECPHDSDTVLRDSPSRPWWRFWQKEA; encoded by the coding sequence ATGCCTGAATCGGATGCTGACTCTGTGATTGATGCAATCCGGAAGCGCCTCATTGCGATTGCCGACAACCCGCCCTATCGCTATGTCAACACCTCTACGAAGGATCGGGCTGTTTACGAAGCCAACAAACGCTCATTCACCGGCTACACCGAACAACAAATCGCTGCCGCCGAAACTGCCCTCAACGTGCGATTTCCGACCGTCTATCGTTCTTACCTTCGTATCATGGGTGTAACGCACGGCGATCTTTTCTGCGGGTCAAGCGTCGCATCAATCAACGACTACAGTGACCACCGGAAATTCGCCGAAGAGCTCATCAATGAAAGCGATGTGAAATGGCAACTTGACGAGAAGGCTGTAGTGTTCCTCGAACACCAAGGGTACATGTTCTGCTATTTCATCGCTGACGGTAGTTTCGACAGCCCAATTCATCAATATTTCGAAAGCGATGAATCAGCAAAACAATGCTCCGCTGGGTTCGCCGAAATGCTTGACGCCGAAGTTGCGCTGGCCGAACAAAACAATCGCAACTTCCGTGAATCGGGTGGGTACTTCCTTACGGTTCAAGATGGCTACGTCTCGCATAATCACCCTGCACGTGCATCTGGTGTTCGGCCACTTGATCTCGCAGATGAATGCCCACATGATTCCGACACCGTGTTGCGAGATTCGCCGTCACGTCCTTGGTGGCGTTTCTGGCAAAAAGAGGCATAA
- a CDS encoding TIGR03067 domain-containing protein, which yields MYSRFIAVAAQFAVVLLCFSFASAQDDQDQNVLLHKLEGSWILESIEMEGEKRQGDGLPTRFQGMEQTVKGDKMIVSRVDGMKFECRIAVRGKAEPYELDMIQKDRDGKTRTLKCIFKIVDEKLFLAEGKGERPTSFETSADVSTKVSSFTLKR from the coding sequence ATGTACTCGCGTTTCATTGCCGTCGCTGCCCAATTTGCCGTTGTCTTGCTTTGTTTTTCATTTGCTTCTGCCCAGGACGATCAAGATCAGAACGTCTTACTCCACAAGCTCGAGGGCTCATGGATTCTGGAATCAATAGAAATGGAAGGGGAAAAACGCCAAGGAGATGGCCTTCCTACTCGATTTCAGGGAATGGAGCAGACTGTCAAGGGCGACAAGATGATCGTCTCTCGCGTGGACGGTATGAAATTTGAGTGTCGGATTGCCGTACGCGGTAAGGCCGAACCGTATGAGCTCGATATGATTCAGAAGGATCGTGACGGAAAGACAAGAACACTTAAGTGTATTTTCAAGATCGTTGATGAAAAGCTCTTTCTTGCCGAGGGCAAGGGTGAAAGGCCAACCTCATTTGAAACCAGCGCGGACGTCAGCACAAAGGTATCATCATTTACCCTGAAGCGATGA
- a CDS encoding flagellar basal body-associated FliL family protein — translation MTIEFLCVHCQAHIRVPDRAGGRGGECPRCRKKIKVPKKSTLTASAPEAAPAPVPASGPATKSSAATKTTSSAIPAAAKATSIPKPNEHDELEIEFSSVDEATGEEVSPTASRLAAPSSVSGTVSPVEVPQTASKKPRTVKVRRRGDSNGLLMGVVAVILVTCLGGAGYWWSTQKSILKEQVKAYAQAPESLPKVSVRSTSLMVDEATREKVFKALERNQLPLLSSVMEIYISAKGDELDIAVNRGKQTQFVAVEIPTESPIREYFQKNFETLAKPQLDLLKTSGSEFVEAYGRQLSGKGTPGEIPRFRDSFALPQLVGPLGFHLVAKTGDGNSYRCVAEQGPLLWFLLPAGVKNFNVEGRPIGNQTFLPVQLQVTVTSDPLPDSKAEPVNPPPATQPAPGNMEMKDDEKGMKDPEEMPDKKGMVMEMKPDPAMKSDADMKPDPKTSADK, via the coding sequence ATGACGATCGAATTTTTGTGCGTCCACTGCCAAGCGCACATCCGCGTCCCTGATCGCGCCGGAGGGCGTGGTGGTGAATGCCCGCGTTGCCGCAAAAAGATCAAGGTTCCGAAAAAGTCCACACTCACAGCTTCTGCACCGGAAGCCGCACCGGCACCAGTTCCGGCCTCAGGCCCTGCCACAAAATCCTCTGCTGCGACCAAAACAACTTCGTCAGCCATACCTGCCGCTGCAAAAGCCACGTCCATCCCCAAGCCCAACGAGCATGACGAACTCGAAATCGAGTTCTCATCGGTCGATGAAGCGACCGGCGAAGAAGTTTCTCCAACGGCTTCCAGGCTTGCGGCACCATCCAGCGTAAGTGGCACAGTCTCACCAGTCGAAGTGCCACAGACAGCTTCCAAGAAACCAAGAACGGTCAAAGTTCGTCGTCGAGGCGACAGCAATGGTCTGCTCATGGGGGTTGTGGCTGTCATTCTGGTGACCTGCCTGGGCGGAGCCGGCTATTGGTGGTCCACTCAAAAATCGATTTTAAAGGAACAGGTCAAAGCCTACGCACAAGCCCCAGAATCCCTCCCGAAGGTTTCTGTTCGGTCAACATCACTCATGGTGGATGAAGCGACTCGCGAGAAGGTGTTCAAGGCTTTGGAGCGAAACCAGCTCCCGCTGTTGAGTTCCGTCATGGAAATCTACATCTCTGCCAAGGGGGATGAACTCGACATTGCAGTCAATCGAGGCAAGCAGACTCAGTTCGTCGCCGTCGAAATTCCCACAGAATCTCCCATTCGAGAATACTTTCAGAAAAACTTCGAGACGCTCGCCAAACCTCAACTGGACCTGTTGAAAACCTCCGGCAGCGAATTCGTCGAAGCGTATGGCCGTCAGCTATCGGGCAAGGGGACGCCCGGCGAAATTCCCCGCTTTCGAGATTCTTTCGCTTTGCCACAACTTGTGGGGCCGCTGGGATTCCATCTCGTCGCGAAAACCGGCGATGGCAACTCATATCGCTGTGTGGCCGAGCAGGGGCCGCTCCTCTGGTTCCTCCTCCCCGCTGGTGTGAAAAACTTTAATGTCGAAGGCCGCCCGATTGGCAATCAGACGTTCTTGCCTGTTCAACTCCAGGTAACCGTGACCTCTGATCCACTTCCTGATTCCAAGGCAGAGCCCGTCAATCCTCCACCTGCAACTCAGCCTGCTCCGGGGAACATGGAGATGAAGGACGACGAAAAGGGAATGAAAGATCCCGAGGAGATGCCTGACAAAAAAGGGATGGTCATGGAGATGAAGCCCGATCCAGCGATGAAGTCCGATGCGGACATGAAGCCGGATCCCAAGACTTCTGCGGACAAATGA
- a CDS encoding rhomboid family intramembrane serine protease, whose amino-acid sequence MIPLYDSISARRLSVTNYGIIAACAAVFLIQFFAAGRDQQIIEDFGLMPIRVTSGNQAYIARMTPLTANSTDAIGSTPKPDLAPIVLTIEPSPISPLATLVTSLFLHAGWLQLLINLWFLAIFGDNVEDRFGHVGYLCFYLLCGVFSGLLVLFMGSESVKLTIGAAGAVAGVIGAYMVIFPSAQIVTLTPFGKMFRRIQVPAIYLVIVWIILQWALSRIGHFPLIEMTWWTHLGGLVSGVILAAILRAFGWLQAGELHDPCAERGYF is encoded by the coding sequence ATGATTCCTTTGTATGATTCGATCTCAGCTCGTCGCCTGAGTGTGACCAATTACGGAATCATTGCGGCCTGTGCTGCCGTGTTTCTTATTCAGTTTTTTGCAGCCGGTCGTGATCAACAGATCATTGAAGATTTCGGTCTCATGCCCATTCGTGTGACCTCTGGGAATCAGGCTTATATCGCCCGGATGACTCCCCTGACTGCGAATTCCACTGATGCGATCGGTTCCACTCCCAAGCCCGATCTCGCCCCGATTGTGTTGACGATCGAGCCATCGCCGATTTCTCCACTGGCAACTCTCGTGACGAGTCTTTTTCTGCATGCCGGCTGGCTGCAACTGCTCATCAATCTGTGGTTTCTGGCGATTTTTGGAGACAACGTCGAAGACCGCTTCGGGCATGTGGGTTATCTCTGCTTCTATCTGTTGTGCGGTGTTTTTTCGGGCTTGCTGGTGCTGTTTATGGGAAGTGAGTCGGTGAAGCTCACGATTGGTGCTGCCGGTGCTGTGGCGGGTGTGATCGGCGCCTACATGGTGATTTTCCCGAGTGCCCAGATTGTCACTCTCACACCCTTCGGCAAGATGTTTCGCCGCATTCAGGTCCCGGCGATCTATCTCGTGATTGTCTGGATCATTCTGCAATGGGCGCTTTCTCGAATCGGGCACTTCCCGCTGATTGAAATGACATGGTGGACTCACCTGGGTGGTCTCGTCAGTGGGGTCATTCTCGCTGCAATACTGCGCGCGTTTGGCTGGCTGCAAGCCGGCGAACTCCACGATCCATGCGCAGAACGCGGTTACTTTTAG
- a CDS encoding Maf family protein, translated as MALPPPLILASTSKYRRELLERLQIPFTCEPPGVDESRWKEQRLEASRLAQELATAKSQAVWQKHPDSIVIGSDQVAEVSGEILDKPGSFDRAAQQLQWLAGQTHSLWTAVAISSPEGCELFLDQTILTMRSLTQDEIHRYLTADQPFDCAGSYKLESLGISLFEKIISADQTAIIGLPLMATAHHLRRRGYQIP; from the coding sequence ATGGCGCTTCCTCCGCCTCTCATTCTGGCCAGCACATCAAAGTACCGGCGAGAACTCCTCGAACGCCTGCAGATTCCCTTCACCTGCGAGCCACCGGGAGTTGATGAATCTCGATGGAAAGAGCAACGTCTTGAGGCCTCTCGCCTGGCTCAGGAACTGGCGACTGCAAAATCTCAAGCGGTGTGGCAGAAACATCCCGATTCCATCGTCATTGGCAGTGATCAAGTCGCAGAAGTCTCGGGCGAGATCCTCGATAAGCCGGGAAGCTTTGATCGAGCTGCCCAACAACTCCAATGGCTGGCTGGCCAGACTCATTCCCTGTGGACCGCAGTGGCCATTTCCTCTCCCGAAGGTTGTGAACTTTTCCTCGACCAGACGATCCTCACCATGAGATCACTCACGCAGGATGAGATTCACCGGTATCTCACCGCGGATCAACCTTTCGATTGTGCTGGCAGCTACAAACTGGAATCGCTGGGAATCAGCCTGTTCGAAAAGATCATCTCTGCCGACCAGACAGCCATTATCGGCCTGCCTCTCATGGCGACGGCGCATCATCTGCGCCGACGGGGTTATCAAATCCCCTGA
- a CDS encoding M3 family oligoendopeptidase, whose protein sequence is MSGSETVVYSEVWDLESLLPALGTAEFQQKLVSVKKGLEDLVAQLSAAPEIAPDAAQVWCQLLAQFEDMETTISDLRSHVECYCASDATNAQFQRIEAELSSLAPLREQVGALIEAAFRTLSEEDLVAFVAREPWLLERTYAWKLRQRAARMRLPEAQENLANQLAVDGLHAWGRLYDRISGALKIQLLEKGRLVEKSCSQVQFDSPDRAERQSNYFAADVAWKSIENLCAEAINHIAGTRLTIYDQLGVEDHLVSPLMWNRMSRATLNQMWRVITQKKSVLLKYLQAKARLMGLEKLAWYDLTAPLPRKPGQMPEKLPYQSACEQIVSAFGSFSPHMQDFARMALRDGWSEAVNRAGKRQGAFCTGYRAAGQSRMFMTYTETADSMSTLAHELGHAYHSYVLKDVPYLLADYPMNLAETASTFAEAVLADARMQQAQHPYDRLCQLDAALADGVAFLMNIHARFIFEDNFHKARRNGELAANDLSQLMVAAQKEAYLDALAEDGWNPRFWASKLHFYFTGIPFYNFPYTFGYLLSLGLFSEGKSRGSAFAADFVKFLECTGSMDAEDAVKVSFGFDLTQPEFWSRSIDVLAAKVEEFDKLTAEIVG, encoded by the coding sequence ATGTCGGGTTCAGAGACAGTGGTTTACAGTGAAGTCTGGGATCTGGAATCGCTGCTGCCAGCTTTAGGAACGGCTGAATTTCAGCAGAAACTCGTCAGTGTCAAGAAAGGTCTGGAAGATCTCGTGGCACAACTGAGTGCTGCGCCAGAGATCGCCCCCGATGCTGCCCAGGTGTGGTGCCAACTGCTGGCACAGTTTGAAGACATGGAAACCACCATTTCGGATCTCCGATCCCACGTCGAATGCTACTGTGCGAGCGATGCGACCAATGCCCAATTTCAAAGAATTGAGGCAGAACTCTCATCACTGGCTCCCTTGCGTGAGCAGGTGGGAGCGTTGATTGAAGCGGCTTTTCGAACGCTCAGTGAGGAAGATCTCGTTGCTTTTGTGGCCAGGGAGCCCTGGCTGTTGGAGCGGACGTATGCGTGGAAACTGCGTCAGCGGGCTGCCCGCATGCGGTTGCCCGAAGCTCAAGAAAATCTTGCCAATCAGCTGGCAGTCGATGGACTTCATGCCTGGGGTCGTCTGTACGATCGCATTTCGGGAGCACTGAAGATTCAGTTGCTCGAAAAGGGTCGGCTGGTCGAAAAATCATGCAGCCAGGTGCAGTTCGACAGTCCTGATCGTGCCGAACGGCAATCAAACTACTTTGCTGCGGATGTGGCCTGGAAATCGATCGAAAATCTCTGCGCCGAGGCGATCAATCATATCGCGGGAACACGCTTGACGATCTATGACCAGTTAGGTGTCGAAGATCATCTGGTTTCGCCGCTGATGTGGAATCGCATGAGCCGGGCCACGTTGAATCAGATGTGGCGCGTCATTACTCAAAAGAAGTCCGTTCTCCTCAAATATCTGCAGGCCAAAGCCCGTCTTATGGGTTTGGAAAAGCTGGCGTGGTACGACCTGACGGCTCCATTGCCTCGTAAGCCGGGGCAGATGCCGGAAAAATTGCCTTATCAATCGGCCTGTGAGCAGATCGTGAGTGCCTTTGGCTCATTCAGCCCGCACATGCAGGATTTTGCGCGAATGGCACTCAGGGATGGCTGGTCGGAAGCTGTCAATCGAGCTGGTAAGCGGCAAGGTGCTTTCTGCACGGGATATCGGGCAGCGGGGCAATCCCGCATGTTTATGACATACACGGAGACTGCCGACAGTATGTCGACCCTGGCCCATGAACTGGGGCATGCCTATCACTCGTATGTGCTGAAAGATGTCCCGTATCTGCTCGCTGATTACCCGATGAATCTTGCCGAAACAGCCAGTACGTTTGCTGAGGCAGTGCTGGCAGATGCCCGTATGCAGCAGGCTCAACATCCGTACGACAGGTTGTGCCAGCTTGATGCCGCTCTGGCTGATGGTGTGGCCTTTCTGATGAACATTCACGCGAGGTTTATCTTTGAAGACAACTTCCACAAAGCCCGGCGGAATGGCGAACTTGCCGCCAACGATTTGAGCCAGTTGATGGTCGCTGCTCAGAAAGAGGCTTACCTCGATGCCCTGGCTGAAGATGGCTGGAATCCTCGTTTCTGGGCCTCGAAGCTCCACTTCTATTTCACGGGGATTCCGTTTTACAACTTCCCGTATACTTTCGGATATCTGCTTTCTCTGGGGCTCTTTTCCGAAGGAAAAAGCCGGGGATCAGCGTTCGCTGCGGACTTTGTGAAGTTCCTGGAGTGTACGGGAAGCATGGATGCTGAAGACGCCGTCAAGGTATCGTTCGGATTCGATCTCACTCAGCCAGAATTCTGGTCGCGCAGCATTGATGTACTGGCGGCAAAAGTCGAAGAGTTCGACAAGCTCACAGCCGAAATTGTCGGCTAA
- a CDS encoding MFS transporter: MPTETSTDSSPGKKSSRSALGIIFLTVFIDLLGFGIVLPLLPRYAEHFQATGLQLSMLSASFSAMQFLFSPLWGRLSDRIGRRPVLIFGLASTAFFYLLFGLVTQWGVHGTILGLSPLTWLFITRSGAGISGATISTAQAYIADCTGKAERGKGMALIGAAFGMGFTFGPLLGAMFVSSDPQSTPTPLPAFAAASLSFMAFLAALFMLPESLPAADRINHLEATEIIPLSKRLTAVLAQPVILILLLTSFIATFAFSIFETTLSLLTERLGYSDRGNFFVFAVVGITLTLAQGLLVRRLLPRVGEVRMAVAGIVLMGLGLAGVAMSGLISQQTLLWIAMPVAVIGFAATTPSLQSLLSLSASKTEQGGTLGLGQSASALARICGPFLGFPLIEMNISSPYFASTLLLTLSLFIFLLIASRLPDSTGDRSAHAAH, from the coding sequence ATGCCAACTGAAACCTCGACTGACTCATCGCCAGGCAAAAAAAGTTCTCGCTCTGCACTGGGAATCATCTTTCTGACGGTCTTTATCGATCTGCTCGGCTTCGGGATCGTGCTGCCACTTTTGCCCCGATATGCCGAACACTTTCAAGCGACAGGCCTGCAGCTTTCAATGCTCTCGGCGAGCTTTTCTGCAATGCAGTTTCTCTTTTCGCCACTCTGGGGCCGGCTGTCTGACCGAATCGGCCGTCGACCCGTGTTGATCTTTGGTCTCGCCAGCACGGCCTTTTTCTATCTGTTGTTTGGTCTCGTCACCCAATGGGGTGTGCATGGGACGATTCTTGGCCTTTCACCGCTGACCTGGCTCTTTATCACTCGCAGTGGTGCCGGGATCTCAGGTGCGACGATTTCCACGGCCCAGGCTTACATTGCCGACTGCACAGGCAAAGCCGAGCGTGGCAAAGGGATGGCCCTGATTGGTGCAGCCTTTGGGATGGGGTTTACCTTTGGGCCACTTTTGGGTGCCATGTTTGTGAGCAGTGATCCGCAAAGTACGCCAACTCCGCTCCCGGCATTCGCTGCCGCATCGCTGTCATTCATGGCATTTCTGGCCGCTCTGTTTATGCTCCCGGAATCACTACCAGCGGCTGACCGTATCAATCATCTCGAAGCGACCGAAATCATCCCACTCTCCAAACGATTAACAGCAGTTCTCGCCCAGCCTGTTATTTTGATTTTACTTCTGACGAGTTTCATCGCGACCTTTGCGTTTTCCATCTTTGAGACCACACTTTCGTTACTCACTGAGCGATTGGGGTATTCCGACCGGGGTAACTTTTTTGTATTCGCCGTTGTGGGCATCACGCTCACGCTGGCTCAGGGACTTCTCGTGAGAAGGCTGTTACCGCGTGTGGGCGAGGTTCGGATGGCTGTTGCCGGAATTGTTCTCATGGGCCTGGGCCTTGCGGGAGTTGCCATGAGTGGCCTGATCAGTCAACAGACATTGCTCTGGATTGCCATGCCGGTCGCCGTGATTGGGTTTGCTGCGACAACACCTTCACTCCAATCGCTGCTTTCACTTTCCGCTTCGAAAACAGAGCAGGGGGGAACTTTAGGGTTAGGTCAAAGTGCCTCTGCCCTGGCTCGTATCTGCGGGCCCTTTCTAGGCTTCCCACTCATCGAAATGAACATCTCTTCGCCTTACTTCGCTTCGACGTTGCTCCTCACGTTGAGCCTGTTCATCTTCCTGCTGATCGCCTCGCGCTTACCGGACAGCACAGGTGATCGCAGTGCTCATGCCGCTCATTGA